The Dunckerocampus dactyliophorus isolate RoL2022-P2 chromosome 1, RoL_Ddac_1.1, whole genome shotgun sequence genome has a segment encoding these proteins:
- the LOC129183655 gene encoding transmembrane protein 237B-like, protein MDNGVSQKMRPRELPPLPQRGQRALPTMPREDTADVPKQKKKRVKREADNTDDQAMKMEGLGTRRMSEVGEHVSLETPADAPQRKKKKKKSMTSDLEDDQADLLNGGAGDHTKKKKKKSKVVESSLPDGLDVEEDDVITDITSPIPQHSLFSAPQGQSQPVGKVFVERNKRFQAAERSDWRKTSDQAENMNDFQLMQPRWTTRDVSLRVHEGFRIFALYCHGFLAGYAVWNMVVVYVLAGQHLNALPNLLQQYHYLAYPSQSLLYMLLAISTVAAFDRVNLAKAPMALQELITLDPVAIASFLYFSALVLSLSQQTTSDRINLYPLSNSTLWPTGSEHQILHPWVTVNLVVALLVSLAWMFITSRPEADYTKSYLVAMQLEPSKMDDKSEMIT, encoded by the exons ATGGACAACGGGGTCTCACAG AAAATGCGACCCAGGGAGCTGCCTCCTCTGCCTCAG CGAGGACAAAGAGCGCTTCCCACAATGCCAAG GGAAGACACGGCTG AtgtgccaaaacaaaagaagaagagggtGAAAAGGGAGGCAGACAACACAGACG ATCAGGCAATGAAGATGGAAGGCCTGGGCACCAGACGGATGTCTGAGGTTGGAGAGCATGTTTCACTTGAAACACCTGCAGATGCTCCtcaaaggaagaagaagaaaaagaagagcatGACTTCAG ATCTGGAAGATGACCAAGCTGATCTGTTGAATGGAGGCGCGGGAGATCAcactaagaagaagaagaa GAAGTCAAAAGTTGTGGAATCGTCACTTCCTGACGGGTTGGATGTAGAAGAAGACGACGTGATCACAGACATAACATCTCCTATCCCACAACATTCCCTGTTCTCTGCCCCACAAGGACAGAGCCAGCCTGTTGGGAAGGTCTTTGTTGAGCGCAACA AGCGCTTCCAGGCAGCAGAGCGCTCAGACTGGAGGAAGACCAGCGACCAGGCGGAAAACATGAATGACTTCCAGCTCATGCAGCCTCGCTGGACCACCAGAGATGTTTCTCTCAGGGTGCATGAGGGATTCAG GATTTTCGCGCTGTACTGTCACGGCTTCCTAGCAGGATATGCTGTGTGGAACATGGTGGTGGTGTACGTGCTAGCTGGGCAGCACCTCAATGCTCTTCCCAACCTGCTGCAGCAGTACCACTACTTGGCTTACCCATCCCAATCTCTGCTCTACATGCTGCTGGCCATCAGCACGGTGGCTGCTTTTGACAG AGTCAACCTGGCCAAGGCTCCCATGGCACTGCAGGAGCTGATCACACTGGACCCAGTGGCTATTGCCTCATTCT TGTATTTCTCTGCGTTGGTGCTCTCTCTCAGCCAGCAGACCACAAGCGATCGAATCAACCTCTACCCCCTCTCCAACTCAACTTTGTG GCCGACAGGGTCCGAGCACCAAATACTCCACCCTTGGGTGACGGTCAACCTGGTGGTGGCACTGCTGGTGAGCCTGGCCTGGATGTTCATCACCAGCCGACCTGAGGCAGACTATACTAAAA GTTATCTGGTTGCCATGCAACTCGAACCCTCCAAGATGGATGACAAGTCAGAAATGATCACATGA
- the LOC129179710 gene encoding cytochrome P450 20A1, translating into MLDFAIFAVTFIVFLVGAVLYLYPSSRRASGIPGLNPTDEKDGNLQDIVNRGSLHEFLVALHEEFGSVASFWFGRRPVVSLGSVKQLRQHINPNHTTDLFETMLKSLLNYQSGIGGGGGEAVVRKKLYDSAINNTLKNNFSLVLKLVEEFVGKWASVAEAQHTPLCAHMLGLSMKTVTQLTLGERFRDDADVIRFRKNHDAIWSEIGKGYLDGSLEKNSSRKAHYMTALSEMESVLLSVAKERKAKQSQLVFVDTLLQSSLTERQIMEDCMVFTLAGCVITANLCIWAVHFLSTSEEVQDKLYQELEDILGSDPISLDKIPHLKYCQQVLNETVRTAKLTPIAARLQEVDGKVDQHVIPKETLVIYALGVVLQDSNSWSAASRFDPHRFEDESSRKSFCLLGFSGNQTCPELRFAYTVATVLLAALVRRLKLHRLEGQVPEVRSELVSTPKDETWITVSKRSPN; encoded by the exons ATGCtggattttgccatttttgccgTGACGTTTATTGTCTTTTTGGTCGGCGCTGTTCTTTATCTATACCCG TCATCCAGAAGGGCATCCGGCATCCCAGGTTTGAACCCCACTGATGAGAA GGATGGGAACCTGCAGGACATTGTGAACCGAGGCAGCCTGCATGAATTCTTGGTTGCGTTACATGAGGAGTTTGGCTCGGTTGCTTCCTTCTGGTTTGGAAGGCGTCCGGTGGTAAGCCTGGGCTCTGTCAAGCAGCTCCGGCAACACATCAACCCCAATCACACAA CCGACTTGTTTGAAACCATGCTCAAGTCGCTGCTAAATTACCAGTCAGGAATCGGAGGCGGAGGCGGCGAGGCTGTCGTTCGGAAAAAGCTGTACGACAGCGCCATCAACAACACTTTGAAGAACAACTTCTCCTTAGTGCTGAAG cTCGTTGAGGAGTTTGTTGGGAAGTGGGCGTCGGTGGCAGAGGCTCAGCACACACCGCTGTGCGCTCACATGCTGGGCCTCTCCATGAAGACCGTCACTCAGCTGACCCTGGGGGAGCGCTTTCGAGATGACGCCGATGTCATACGCTTCCGCAAGAACCACGACGCG ATCTGGTCAGAAATTGGGAAAGGTTACTTGGATGGTTCTCTGGAGAAGAACTCCAGCAGGAAGGCACATTATATGACAG CTCTGTCAGAGATGGAGTCTGTGCTGCTGTCTGTGGCGAAGGAGAGAAAAGCCAAGCAGAGccagttggtatttgtggacaCGCTGCTTCAGTCCAGCCTCACAGAGCGACAG atcatgGAGGACTGCATGGTGTTCACTCTGGCTGGATGCGTCATCACTGCCAACT TGTGTATCTGGGCTGTGCATTTCCTGTCCACCTCAGAAGAAGTCCAAGATAAGTTGTACCAAGAGCTGGAAGATATTTTGGGTTCAGATCCCATTTCCTTGGACAAAATCCCTCATCTTAA GTACTGCCAGCAGGTGCTAAATGAGACTGTTAGAACCGCCAAGTTGACCCCCATTGCGGCCCGACTTCAGGAAGTGGATGGAAAAGTGGATCAGCATGTTATTCCCAAagag ACCCTCGTGATCTACGCTTTGGGAGTCGTGCTGCAAGATTCCAACAGCTGGAGCGCCGCAAGCAG ATTTGACCCTCATCGATTTGAGGACGAGTCATCAAGGAAGAGTTTTTGTCTGCTTGGTTTTTCCGGGAATCAGACGTGTCCGGAGCTCAG GTTTGCCTACACTGTAGCCACCGTCCTGCTCGCTGCATTAGTGCGGCGGCTTAAGCTTCACCGGTTGGAGGGTCAAGTCCCGGAGGTCAGATCAGAGCTGGTGTCGACACCAAAGGATGAAACCTGGATCACCGTCAGCAAAAGAAGTCCAAATTAG